Genomic DNA from Quadrisphaera setariae:
GCCGACGTGCACGCCGCCCTGGTGACGCGCCCCTCCCCCACCACCCCCACCGGGCTGCTGTCCCAGGTGCTGCGGTTCGCCGTCGTCGGGGTGGCCTGCACCCTCGCCTACGCGCTGCTGTACCTGCTGCTGCGGCCGGCGCTGGGCCCGCAGGGTGCCAACCTCGCCTCGCTGCTGCTGACCGCGGTGGCCAACACCGCCGCCAACCGCGCCTTCACCTTCGGGGTGCGCGGACGCGCCCACGTCGGACGCCACCAGGCGCAGGGCCTGGTCGTGTTCGGCATCTGCTGGGCGCTGACCTCGGGGTCCCTGGTGCTGCTGGACGCCGTCGCCCCGGGCGCCTCCCACGTGGTGGAGGTCGTCGCCCTGACCGCCGCCAACCTCGCCGGCACCGTGCTGCGCTTCCTGCTGCTGCGGGTGTGGGTCTTCCGGCGCCAGCGGGTGCCCAGCGCGGACTGGAACGGCTGAACCCTCCCCTTCCTCCACGCCCGGACGCTTCCCGCCTCCTCGGGCGGCTCCTCTCGCCGTCGGGGCCGGCCGGCGGCCGGCCCCGACGGCGAGGTGCAAGATCACCACACTTGGTTCTGTTATCAGGACTTCGAGGGTGCCGAGACCGGGCCGCAGCCCGACCGGTCAGGCCAGGACAGCGCTGACCAGGGCCTGCAGCTGCTCCCGGCCCGCCGCGGGGGCCTCCGCCGCCGCCCTGCGGGCGGCGGCGCGTCCCTGCTCCCCCGTGGCCCAGGCCAGCCGCGCGTGCAGGCCCCCCAGGGGGCCCGGGCCACCGCCGAGCAGCTCCTCGGCGCTCAGGAGAGCCGGCCACCCCCACGCCGCGGCCTGGGCGGTGACCTTCCCGCCTCCGGCCACCGGGTCCACGGCCACAGCGGGCACTCCCGCCGCCAGGGCGAGCACCAGGCCGTGCAGGCGCATCGTCACCACCGCGTCGCAGCGGCGCAGCAGCGCCAGCACCTCCGCGGGCGTGCTGGGATCGCGCCACCCGCGCGGGTCCAGGCGGGTGTCCAGCGCCAGGCGGGCGTGGGGCGAGGCGTTCAGCTGCTCCCCCAGCGCCTGCGTGACCTCGTCGTGGCGGCGACGAGCGCCGTACTCGGCCTGCCCCGGGGCCAGGTACACCCCGACCACGCCCGCCTCAGGACCACCAGGCGACGACGGCGAGGCGGTGGGCTTCGGGCCGGTGGACGACGACGAGGAGGAGGTGCCCGCGACGACCGGCAGATCGCGGGCCAGCGCCGCGGCCGGACCGGCGGCGAGGTCGCGCACGGCGGGGCGCCCGGGGGCGTCGCGGGCGAGGACGAGGTCGAAGGCGCACGGGCCTTCGTCGTCGTCGTCGACCACCGAGACCCCGACGGCGCTGCGGCGCAGCCCGGAGAACCTCGCCGCCACCTCGGCGACGGCGCGTCCGTGCAGCGGGCCACAGGCCCAGACCAGGTCGGTGTAGTCCGCCGGGTCCGCCGCGGACAGCTCCACTCCCCCGGCGCCGGGGGCGGCGGCCATCACCGGGCTCCAGGCG
This window encodes:
- a CDS encoding polysaccharide pyruvyl transferase family protein, which encodes MSRRHRRALVVGWSSVVHGEATAGDVLSMRAVEAALLEAGVGVDLAWSPVMAAAPGAGGVELSAADPADYTDLVWACGPLHGRAVAEVAARFSGLRRSAVGVSVVDDDDEGPCAFDLVLARDAPGRPAVRDLAAGPAAALARDLPVVAGTSSSSSSTGPKPTASPSSPGGPEAGVVGVYLAPGQAEYGARRRHDEVTQALGEQLNASPHARLALDTRLDPRGWRDPSTPAEVLALLRRCDAVVTMRLHGLVLALAAGVPAVAVDPVAGGGKVTAQAAAWGWPALLSAEELLGGGPGPLGGLHARLAWATGEQGRAAARRAAAEAPAAGREQLQALVSAVLA